CCCCGTGGCGCGACCCGCAGCTTGCCGCCAGCAAGCTGGAGCTGAAGGCGCTGGAGGAGCGCCTGCGTGATTTAATCGATCGCCGCAATGCCCGCGTCCAGCAGCTGGATGAATTTAACGACCTCTACCTCACCCGCCTCGGCCCGCTGATGAGCCAGATCCTCGCCCTGCGCAAAACCCTGGCGGAGCTCAATCTGCGCCGCCAGCAGGCGGAAACCCGCCGTCGGGAAGCGGACTATCGCCGCTGCCAGCAGTACGTTGCCCAGGCGGTGGAGGTGCTGACCACCCTGACCCAACACTGGCGCGATCTGCCCGCCGACTCGATGCAGGCCGCCGCCGCGCGCAAGCATCTGCAGCAGCAAAGCAACCTGATTGCCAACCTGCTGGCCGAAGCCCAGGAGCTGGAAACCGGCTTAACCCGGGAAGAGGAGCCCGCCCGCCAGGCACGGGACGAAGCCAACGACGAGTATGAAAAATACCGCGAGCAGCAGCACGAAGCGGAGATCCGCCTGCGCAAGGGCCAGGATCTCTCAGAAGAGGATCAGAACGAGTTAAAACGGCTCTGGCGTCAGGCGAGCAAGCTCTGTCATCCGGATCTGGTGGCGGATGAGCTGAAAGAAGAGGCGAACGCCATGATGGTGCAGCTGAACCAGGCGAAGCAGCGTGGCGACGTGAAGGCGATCCGCTCCCTGGTGGCCCGCCTGCATCAGGGGCTGGAGCCGCTGATGGCCAGCGACAGGCTGAACGATCTGACGCGTATCCGCAAAAAGATGGCCCAGGTGCGCGAACAGATCGACACCCTGGTGAGCGAACTGGCGGAGCTGGAAAAAGAGGAGTCCTGGCTGCTGGTCTCCTCGCTGAGCAATATGGAAACTTATTTTGCCCAGCAGGAGAAAGCCTTACGTGAGGTGCGCGCCTCGCTGGAACATCAGGTCAGCGAAGCGCAGCTCGACGACGTGGCCTGACTATTTGGCGTGCCAGTAAGCGCTGGCACGCACCAGCTTCTGATCGATGGCGTCGGTTTCAAACAGGCGACTCAGGTTTTTCACCACCTTCCCTTCCCCGGTCAGCCAGATGAAGTAATCCTCCGCCGGCACGCTGAGGGCGGTCAGACGATCCGCCACCGCCTGCTCGTTATGCCCCACCACCCAGGTGATGTTGAACTCGCTCAGGTGCGCCAGATAGTCCTGACAGGCGGCATCCCCGACGGTCACCACGGCATGCACTTCCGGGCGCACCGGCAGGGCGCGCAGCGCCTCCAGACGGCGGCGCAGGGCGGGCATTCCCGACTCATCGCAGACGTAGAGCTGCCAGGCGTAATCTTCCGGCACCACCAGGGAACCGCGCGGGCCGCCGATGGAGAGCGTATCCCCCGGCTTTGCCTCTACCGCCCACTGGCTTGCCACCCCGCCGTCGTGGATAAAGAAGTCGAGCGCCAGCTCGTGACGGGCCGCGTCATACAGCGGAGTGTAATCCCGCGCCTGCGGACGCACGCCGTCGCCCCAGTTAACGCCCTCGTCCGTCACCACCGGCGGCACAAAGGTCGTGCCCGGTTGCGGGAAAAAGACTTTGGAATGGTCGTCGAAGCCGCGGGAGCTGAAGCCCTCCAGCGCCTCGCCGCCTAACACGATGCGCTGAAAACCGGCACTGACGCGCTCAACGCGGAGTACGTTCAGCTCGCGAAAACGCAGGTCGTTGCGGACACGTTGTGGGTAGCGGGTAGTGGTCATAATTTGCCTTCGTGATGTGAAAACGATATATCGAAAATGAAAGTTAAATGATAATGATTGCTAATAAACAAAAATGCAAGATGTTTTAGATTGCATCTAAAACTAATTTAGATATAAATTAGATATATCAAATTAAAGGAAAACCCTATGCGACAGGCACACGAAGGCGGCGGACGCCGTCAGCGCTTTTTTGGTCACGGTGAGTTAAGGCTGGTGATTCTGGACCTCCTGACCCGCAATGCCAGCCACGGTTATGAGCTGATTAAAGACATTGAAAGCATGACCCAGGGAAACT
This DNA window, taken from Leclercia adecarboxylata, encodes the following:
- a CDS encoding DNA repair protein, giving the protein MSTPIKRLEIIKNAIELEDDDIIESQLARLKSEAFDDELRAIVVALEQKNYTAALTAIASWLQSQRAVAPWRDPQLAASKLELKALEERLRDLIDRRNARVQQLDEFNDLYLTRLGPLMSQILALRKTLAELNLRRQQAETRRREADYRRCQQYVAQAVEVLTTLTQHWRDLPADSMQAAAARKHLQQQSNLIANLLAEAQELETGLTREEEPARQARDEANDEYEKYREQQHEAEIRLRKGQDLSEEDQNELKRLWRQASKLCHPDLVADELKEEANAMMVQLNQAKQRGDVKAIRSLVARLHQGLEPLMASDRLNDLTRIRKKMAQVREQIDTLVSELAELEKEESWLLVSSLSNMETYFAQQEKALREVRASLEHQVSEAQLDDVA
- a CDS encoding siderophore-interacting protein, encoding MTTTRYPQRVRNDLRFRELNVLRVERVSAGFQRIVLGGEALEGFSSRGFDDHSKVFFPQPGTTFVPPVVTDEGVNWGDGVRPQARDYTPLYDAARHELALDFFIHDGGVASQWAVEAKPGDTLSIGGPRGSLVVPEDYAWQLYVCDESGMPALRRRLEALRALPVRPEVHAVVTVGDAACQDYLAHLSEFNITWVVGHNEQAVADRLTALSVPAEDYFIWLTGEGKVVKNLSRLFETDAIDQKLVRASAYWHAK